The genomic stretch TCGTCGGGCTGGATGCGGAAGGCAAGGACATTGCGCTCCAGGCCGCCGGGGAACATGCCCAGCGGCGGGCGCTTGAAGACCACGGCGATCTCGGTGACCTTTTTCGGCAGCCGCTTGCCGGTCCGCAGGAAGAAGGGCACGCCCTGCCAGCGCCAGTTGTCGACCTCCAGCTTGATCGCCACGTAGGTGGGTGTGGTGCTGCCCTCCTTCACGCCGGGTTCCTCGCGGTAGCCGGGCACCCGCTCGCCGTAGAGGGTGCCGGGGCCGTACTGGCCCAGGACGGCGACCTCGGGCACCCGCCCCGGCGGAATGGGTTTCACTGCCCGCAGCACCTTGACCTTCTCGTCGCGGATGGCGTCGGCGTCAAAGGCGGCGGGGGCCTCCATCGCGGTGAGGGTGAAGAGCTGCATGAGGTGGTTTTGCAGCATGTCGCGCACCACCCCGGCCTCCTCGTAGTATCCGGCGCGGCCCTCCAGGCCCAGGTCCTCGGAGGCCGTGATCTGAACGTGGTCCACGTACTCGCGGTTCCACAGCGGCTCGAAGATGGCGTTGCCGAAGCGGATCGCCATCAGGTTCTGCACCGTCTCCTTGCCCAGGTAGTGGTCGATGCGGTACACCTGCGACTCGTCCCACACCCGGTGGATCGCCGCGTTCAGCTCCCGCGCCGAGGCGAGGTCCCGCCCGAAGGGCTTCTCGATCACGATGCGCCGCCAGCCCTCGGACTCGTCGGCCAGCCCCAGCCGCCCCAGCCCCGCCGAGATCGGCTCGAACAGGCTGGGCGGGGTGGAGAGATAGAAGAGGGCATTCTTGCGCCCGCCGTGAGCGTCCTGCGCGCGGTCGAGTTCCTTGCCCACCAGGTCGTACACCTCGTCGGCGCCGAAGTCCCCGAACTCGTAGTACAGCAGGTCGCGGAACTTCTCCAGGCTGCCGGGCTGGATGGCGTCGGTCTCCTTGCTGCTCTTCAGGGCCTCGATGGCAAAATCCTTGAACTGGTCGTCGGTCATGTCCTGGCGGCCCACCCCGACGATGTTGAAGGCGCTCCCCAGCAACCCGTCCTGCCACAGGCCGAAGACGGCGGGCAGCAGCTTGCGCTTGGCAAGGTCGCCGGTCACGCCGAAGATCACCAGCGTCGCGGGCTCCGGCGCGCGGTTGCGGCGCATCAGAGTGCGGAAGGGATTCTGCCCGTCGGCGCCCGGCCCGGAGGAGGGGGGCTCGGTTTCGGGGGACTCAGGCTCGGGCACGCGGGCGCGGGTCTTGCGGGGGCGGCGGGCGGGCGGAGCGGGCAGCGACTGCTCCAGGTCGTCGTTGCGCACCGCCTCCAGCTTCTCCACGCCCTCACGAACGTCGGCTGTGGTGGGCTGAGCCGTGTCTCCCGCCCTGGTCTTGCGGCCCTTCGTCATGCGTCACCCGTCACGCGCTGCTGTCCGGTTTCGCCGAGTTCCTCGGCCTGCTGCCCGGTCGGGACGGGCTGAGCGGCCTCCACGGGGATGTTCTGCGGGGCGGCGGCGGCGGGGTGTTCGCCGGGCTGCACCTCCGGCACAACGGCCTCCTGCCGGGTGGATTCGAGGACCTTGACCGCGTGGCCGCCGAAGGCGCGGCGCATCGCACTGAGCATCTGCCCGGCGTAGCTAACCTCCTGCTGCGAGCGGAAGCGCATCTGCGTCGCCAGCGTGATGACGGGCGCGGGCACCCCCAGCTCGATGGAGTCGATGACCGTCCAGCGCCCCTCGCCCGAGTCGGCCACGTAGTCCGAGAGCTGCGAGAAATCGGCCTGGTTTTTCAGCGCCTCGGCGGTGAGGTCAAGCAGCCAGGAGCGGATTACCGAGCCGTGCCGCCACAGCTCGGCAATCTGCGCCATGTCGAGGTTGAAGACCTTGTGGGCGTGCATCAGCTCGAAGCCCTCGGCGTAGGACTGCATCATCCCGTACTCGATGCCGTTGTGGACCATCTTGACGTAGTGGCCCGAGCCCGAGGGTCCCATGCGGCCCCAGCCCTGGTGGGGCGCGGGCGCCAGCACCTCGAGGATGGGACGCAACCGCTCGACCGCCTCCTCCGGCCCGCCCACCATCATCGCGTAGCCCTCGGTCAGGCCCCAGACGCCGCCCGAGGTGCCCACATCCACCAAGTGAATGCCCTGCTGCGCCAGGGCCTCGGCCCGCCGCATGGTGTCCTTGAAGTTGGAGTTGCCCCCGTCGATGATGATGTCGCCCGGCGCGAGCCGCCCGGCGAGGTCGTCGATCACGGCCTGGGTGATTGCCCCGGCGGGCACCATCACCCACACGGCCCGCTGGCCCGGCTCGCCGAGCATGGAGATCAGCTCGTCCATCGTGCGGGCGCCCTGGGCTCCCTGCGCCTCAACGAGGTCCACGCTGGCCGGATCGCGGTCGTAGCCCACGATCTGCTGCCCGCCCTGCGTCAGCCGCAGCACCATGTTGCCGCCCATCTTGCCCAGCCCGATCATGCCCATCTTCATGTCTGACCTCCCGGCGCCGAGGGGGAGCTGGGAAGCGGTTCCAGCTCCAGGCGCCTGATGAGGCGCATCATACGCGCGCCCCCGTGGGCCTTTCCCTTCCTGAAGGGGAGGTTTAGATGGTGCTCAGCGTCCCCGCGCTCAGCACTCGCCGCCCGCCTCCCGCACCTGTTCGCGGGTCAGGCCCTGGTACGGGCCAGTCAGGCGGGCGGCCAGATGCAGGTCCTGCCGGTACTGCCGGAATTCCTCCTCGCTGATCCGCAGTCGGGCGGATACTCCCCGAAGCCGCGCTGCACCATGAACAGCAGGCGGGGTTCCCCGGTCTCCGGGTGTCGCCCCAGCGCGAGGCGCAGGTCCCGGAAGGTGATCCCGTCCCGCAGGTTCCAGAGGTCCACGGTTATCTCCGGCGCCGCGCCGCCTTCGCCGCTTCCCTGGCCGCCTTCTGCTCCTCTTTCTGCTTGCGCTGCATCTCGCGGCCCATGTCCTCCATCAGCTGCGCGCCCTGGGCGTCGACCTGCCGCTGAAGCTCCACCAGCGTGGTCACGACGAGATTGTGCAGCATCCGCTCGACCGGGGTCTTGATCCAGCGGTAGCGCACCCGGCCATTCAGGGTCAGCGTGACCTCCGTGCCGCCCGGCATCGCCTTGAAGGTCCAGCCCTGGGTGAGCTTTTCCAGCGGGCCGACGTTCCGCACGCTTTCCCAGCCGCCGCGCATGGGTGCCTGGAGCTGCCCGTACTTCGCCGTAAAGCTCAGGCCCAGCAGCCGCCGCGCGAACTTGAAGCGCACGAGCACGTTGTTGGCGAGCCGCCCCTCGCCGCCCTCGTACTCGGCGCGGACCAGGTTGGGGTCCCAGCGGACCCGTCGTTTGGGCTCCAGCGCGAGCCGGTACAGCACGTCCGGGCGCGACCGCACCACGATGCTCTGCCTGATCTGGATGTCTTCGGACATGTCGGGGTCACTGTAGCGCGGGGGGAGAGTGGGGCGCGGGAAAGGATCAACCACGTTCCGCCCCCCCAACTCCCCCTCAATCCAGGTACGCCCGGGCCCGCAGGTGGCTTGCCCGCAGGTTGAAGCGTTCGGCGTACCCCACGCCCGCGAGTCTTCCCATCCCCGCCCGGCCCTCGCGGAACTGCTCGGCGGTCCAGTTCCACTTGTAGAACTCGCGGTAATAGCGGGCCACGTCCTCCGAGGCCTCGAAGGTGTCGGTCGTGTCCACAAACACCTCAGGGTAGGGGCTGGCGGGCGCATAGTACTGGTAGAAGCGCACCGGCTCGCGCCACGCCTCCAGCCGGGTCACGTCCTCGCCGCTCTCGACCGCCTCGTCGCCGCTGAGGTTCGGCGCCGGGGGCATCGCCGCGCCGCCGCCCGACTCGTTGATGATCTTGGGGATGCGCGCCAGCGTGATCGCGTCAAAGGCGATCTTGGCCGTCATGCGGTGGTCGGGGTGGGGGTGGTCGTCACTCCAGGTGATCACCGCGTTGGGGCGAAAGTGCGCGTACAGCCGGGCGAGTTGCAGGGCCTCCATCCGCCCGCCCGTCATGCGGCTGTCCCCCATGTCGAAGAAGTGGTGCCGCGCCCCGATGCGGTTTGCTACCCAGGCCCCATGTTCCTGCCGCACCCGCGTGACCTCCTCGTGCGAGGCGTCCCCGAACTGCGAGGCGAGTTCCCCCAGCGTGGTCCACACCAGCAGAACCTCGTCGCCGCGCGCCGCGTGCTTGCTCAACGTCCCGATGCACCCGATCTCGTCGTCGGGGTGTGCAAAGACAGCCATGATTCGCATGGGGGAAAGATACGGTGAGTGGGCCGCGGTTCGTTGAGGGTGGGCGAAGATCAAAGACAAAACAAAGACCGAAGGGGGAGGGGAGACGCGAACGGCCCAGCCCCTTCACCCACTTAGGGCTGCTCACTCCCCACTTCCCCACACCCGCTACCGAATCCAGCGAATGCTCAGCGGATACCGGTACGCCTGCCCCTGGTTCACCCGGATCACCGCAAGCAGCATCACCACTAGGGGAAAGGCCCACAGCACCAAGCTGACGGGGATGAAAAAGGCGAAAAAGGCCGCCAGGCTCCCGAAGATGGCGAGGGCGCCCAGTTCCGAACTCCCCGACGCCGCCCCGAACAGCCCTCCCAGCAACCCCAGGCTGAACAGCGCGAAGAACAGCAGTCCCACCAGGAAGGAGTACAGCCATACGCTGAGCTGAAAATTCAGCGCCTCCTTGCCCTGGCCGTCCAGCACCCGGCTGCGGTCGCGGTACGCCAGCCACGCCGCCAGCGGACCCAGCACGTTGCCCAGGGCGGGCAGCACCAGTCCCAGCAGCGGCGAGAGGTGGATCAGCAGGGCGGGCGTCCGCTCGGGCTCGGGGATGAGGCCCGGGTCGAGGCTCCAGCCCGGGGGAGATTCGGCGCGGGGCGGCTCGGGGAGGCTCATACGCTTGACAGTACGTGCGGCGTCTCCCTACAGTTCCGGGGTTATGACGAGGCCCGGCGGGAAACCGCAGTTCAGGAAATCCCCCGCGGGGAAGGCCCAGGACGCCGCCCGCGACCTGCTGCCCATCAAGGCGGGCATCCAGCCGGATCAACCGGTCGCCGGGGAACAGGTGGCGCTTTACAGCGACGGCGCCTGCGACACGGCGGCCGGGCACGGCGGCTGGGCGACGATCCTGAACTACCGCGGCAAGGAACTCGTCCTCAGCGGCAACGAGCGGGACACCACGAACAACCGGATGGAGCTGCGCGGGCTGCTCGAAGGGCTCAGGGTACTCAAGCGCCCCTGCCAGGTGCGGGTGGTGACCGACAGCCAGTACCTCCGCAAGGCCTTCACCGACGGCTGGATTCTCAAGTGGCAGCGCAACGGCTGGAAGACGGCGGGCGGCGAGCCGGTGAAGAATCAGGACCTCTGGGAGGAGCTGATCGCGCAGGCCAAAATCCACGCCCTGACCTTTGTCTGGGTGCGCGGGCACAACGGCCACGGCGAGAACGAGCGGGTGGACAAGCTCGCCGTGGAGGAGCGAAAGAAACTCAGGGCCGGGTGAGGACGGCGCGGTAGCGGGACGAGCCGCCCTTCGGTGGGGCGGGCGTGACCTGGAATCCGGCCCGTCGGTAGAAGCCCACCGCCTCGTCATCCGTCTCGGCGAGCAGTCGGGTGATCTTCAGATGAGCCTCGATGGCATGGAGGAGCGCCCGCGCGTGCCCCCGCCGTTCCTCCCCGGGCGCGGTGCCGAGGTGAAGGATTTCCACCTCCTCCCCGTGTTGCAGGATGCCTGCTGCGCTTACGGGCCGCCCATCGGCCATCCAGACGAAGATGCGGCGCTCAGGCTCGGCGCGGTACCTCTCCAGCTTGCGGCGAAGGCGCTCCGGGTCGGGGAACATCGCCCGGGTGAGCAGCGCCTCCACCTCGGGGGTGAGAGTGTTCGGCTCAGTCAGCATGGGGGGCAGGGTATCTCTCCCTCCCCCCATCCCTGCCATCCGGCGTATGGCTCCCGCGGCTGCCTCCTCCCGCGAAGCCTCCGCGCAGATGTGACCGCTGGTCAGGCTGGGTTGGCGCGGGGGCGAAGCCTGGGGTGGCCCACGTACTTCCGGTGGGGAGTTCTGTCGTTCTGCACAGCTTTTCTGGGCCACAGCAGGCCGGGACGGGACGCTGGTGAAATGTGGACACGTCATCACACCCATGCCTTTACACTGCCTTGTCATGCTCTCATCCACTTCCTCGGAGGTCCCGGCGGCGGGGTGGCGAACGTTCCTGGCCCTGTGGGGGTCGCAGTCGATCAGCCAGATCGGCAGCTACGTCGCCTGGTTCGCGCTGAACGTGTACGTCGCGCAGACCCTCTACCCGGCTCCGGAGCAAAAAGCCCCGCTGGCGCTGGCGCTGGGGGCCTTTGCCATCGCCGCGACGCTGCTGGCGGTGCTGCTCGCCCCGGTGGCCGGGTCGGTCGCCGACCGCACGTCGCGCAAGCGGGTGATGCTGACCTGCGACGTGCTGGGCGGCGGGCTAACCCTGGGCCTGGTGGCGCTGATGTTCGGCGCGGTGGTGCCCTTCTGGCTGCTGCTCGCCTTCGTGATAGTCACCCAGTCGCTCAGCATCTTCCACGAGGCGGCGCTGGAGAGCAGCTACGCGATGGTCGTGCCCGAGGAGCAATTGACCCGGGCCAACGGCCTGATGCAGACCACCCGCACCTTCAGCTCGCTGCTGGCCCCCACGCTCGCCACGCTGCTGATCGGCGTGCCCACGCTGCTGCACGGCAGCGGCTGGCTGGCCGCCCTGCGGGACGGCGTGCCCTTCGCGCTCCTGGTGGACGGCGTGAGCTTCCTGATCGCCGCCGCCATCCTCGCCCGGCTTGCCGTGCCCAGCCCGCCCCCCGCCGAGGACCACGGGGGCGCCGCCGCGAACCTGCGGGCCGACACCCGCCTGGGCTGGACCTACCTGCTGCGCCGCCCGCCGCTGCTGCACCTGCTCATCCTGGCCGCCGCCCTGAACTTCGCCACCGCCGCAATTCCGGTGTACCAGACGCTCCTGACCACCTTCACCCTGGAACCCGACCGCACCGCGCGGGGCCTGAGCTTCGCCGCCACCCTCGCCATCATCCAGACAGCCACGAGCGCGGGCATGTTCCTGGGTGGCCTCGCCATCAGCACCTGGGGCGGCCTGAAGCGGCGCCGAATCCTGGGCATCCTGGTTCCCGCCCTGCTCTCGGGCGCGGGCCTGATCCTGATGGGCCTGTCCGGCAACCTGTACCTCACCGCCGCCGCCTTCGCCCTGACCGTGTTCGTCATGCCCATCACAATGGCGCACAGCAACGGCATCTGGCAGTCCCAGGTCCCGCGAGAGCTGCAGGGCCGGGTGTTTGCTGTGCGGCGCATTGTGGGACGCTTCAGCGTGCCTCTCGGCATGGCCTTTGTCAGCGGCCTGTCCACCAGCCTGCCCCCCGGCCCGATCATTGCTGTGCTCGGCCTGCTGGTCATCGTGATCTGCGCCGCGCAACTCCTGAGCCCCACCGTGCAGCGGGTGGAGGATAAGGCGTACCTGGAGGGGCTGGCGGCGGCGCGGGGCGGGTAGAAGAGGAACGGGAGGGACGAGAATCAGCGTGCCGGTCGGGTTTGACGGCACGCTTCTTTTGCTGGAAGGGATATGCTGGCCGAAATCCCCCGTGCCGGTCTACAGGGGAGAGGTTGGACTGCTGGGAGTTCGTCCTGGAATGTCCTGGCGTGACTTCCAAGTCAAACAGTTCAACAGGGGGAGTCGCGTGAAGTTTCAGAACCAGGTTTTTGAAAACACGAGAGTCGATCTGGACGGCAATGAGTACAGAAACTGCACGTTTAGACGCTGCACCGTCGTCTACAGCGGCGGCCAGATACCCCTGATCTCCGGCTGTGATTTCAACGGGTGCGAGTTCGGGTTCTCGGACGCAGCGGAGAGAACCATGATTTTTATGAACCGCATGTATCACGATGGGTTCCAGAACATCATTGAAGAGACGCTGACAAGTATTCGGACTGGGCCTTCCGGCGGAGGGGTCAAGAGTTAAGGATGGCAGCGCAACCCACTCCGTTCGCCCCGATCGTTCGGGGGTCTCTTGAAGATGGACTGTAAAGATGGGTGGGAGAGGAACGACCTCTCTCACCCCATCACTTGACCCCTTACCCCTGTTTTTCCAACCACCCCGCCAGCCACGGCAACTTCTCCCGGACCTTCTCCCGCATCCCGCCCCAGTAGCGGCGTGACCAGCCCTCCAGGGTACGCTGCTTGCCCCGGGCGACGGCCATCGCGCCCTCGGGCACGTCCTCGTGGACGGCGCTGCCTGCGGCGATAAAGGCGGCGTCGCCGACCACGCGCGGGGCGATCAGGGTGGAGTTCGAGCCGATGAAGACGCCCGCGCCGACGCGGCTCTGGTGCTTGTTCACCCCGTCGAAGTTGGCGACGATGGTGCCCGCCCCGACGTTCGTCTCGGCGCCCATCGTCACGTCACCCAGGTAGGCGAGGTGCCCGGCCTTCACACCCGCGTCCAGCCGCGCGTTTTTCGTCTCCACGAAGTTGCCGATGTGGACGCCCTCGCCCAGCACAGTGCCGGGGCGCAACCGGGCGAACGGCCCCACGTCACTGCCCGCGCCGACCCGCGCCCCTTCCAGCACGCTGTGGGGTTTGACGACCACGCTGGCCTCCAGCACCGAATCGGTCACCACGCTGTAGGCGCCGACCGTCACGCCCCCCGCCACATGCGTCTGCCCCCGCAGGATCACGCCCGGCTCGACCGTCACGTCCTGGCCCAGGGTGACCGTGTCCTCGATCTGGACCGTGTCGGGGGCCTGGAGGGTGACCCCCGCCCGCATGTGCGCCGCGTTGATGCGCCGCCGCAGGATCGCCTCGGCCTGCGCGAGCCCCAGGCGGTCGTTCGCGCCCACCACCTCGTCGGGGTCGCTCAGCTTGAAGGCCCCGACCCTCGCCCCCTCGGCCCGGTACAGGGTCAGCAGGTCGGTCAGGTAATACTCGCCCGCCCGGTTGTCGTTTGTGATGCGGAGGGCCAGCTTGGGCGCGTGGCCGTCCATCACGTACACGCCGGAGTTGAACTCGCGCACGGCCTTTTCCGCCGGGGTGGCGGCCTTTTCCTCCACGATGCGCTCGACGTTTCCCGAGGCGTCCCTGAGAATGCGCCCGTATCCCGTCGCGTCGGGCAGCTCGCCCGTCAGGATGGTGAAGGCGTTGCCGTGCGCGCGGTGGTCGGCGATCAGCTCGCGCAGCGTCTCGATTCGCAGCAGCGGCGTGTCGCCGTACAGCACGAGGAGGTCGGCGCCCTCCGTCTCTCCCAGTGCCTGCGCCCCCACCAGAAAGGCGTGCCCGGTGCCCAGCCGCTGCTCCTGCCGGACGAAGCGCACGCCGGAGCCCGAGAGCGCGGCCTCCACCTGTTCGGCCCCGTGCCCGGTCACCACCACGATGTTGTGCGCCCCCAGCTCCTTCGCGGCCTTCACGGCCCACGCGACCATCGGCCGCCCGGCGACAGGGTGCAGCACCTTGGGCAGCGCGGATTTCATGCGGGTGCCCTGCCCCGCCGCGAGAATCACCACGTCCAGCGGACGTTCCGTATGTGTCATTCCAATCACCTGTCCGGGGAGCAGTGTAAGGGAAAGTGGTCAGCTTTCAGCGATCAGCCGTCAGAAGAACGCGGCGGGCCTGGGGTGGCCGCGCCGCGCGGGGTGGAGGTCCGGTTAATCGCCGGGAACGGGCTGCTCCGGGCGCGTGTCCGGCCGCCGCCGAATCCTGAGCAGCATCACGAGGCTGATGATGATCAGCGGAAAGCTGATGAGGTGCGTATCGGTCCACAGGCCGATGCCGGGCGCGTTCAGGCCCTGGTTGAGGTACGTCTTGAGGGGCAGGGGGTTGAGGCGGAAGGTCTCCTCGACCCCGGCACGCAGGATGGAGTACCACAGCCAGAACTGCCAGAAGGCCCACCCCGCCTTGCGCGAGCGCAGCCAGAAGTACGCGGCGACCGCGAGGATGATCCCGATGATCACCCCGTAAAGCTGGGTGAAGTGGACGGGCGCCGTCATCACGAGCTGGCCGCCGACCTCCCGGCAATATTTCGAGAGGTCCAGGTCGGGGTTCGGGTTGGGAATGCACATGCCCTCGTGGAAAGCGCGGGCCGAGGCGGGCCAGTGGAAGCCGATGGGCCAGCCCGTCACGCGCCCCACCGTATCGGTGCCGTTCATGATGTTGCCGATGCGCCCGCCGATGATGCCGAAGGCCACGCCGGGCACCGCCAGGTCCGCGTACTCGTAGAAGTTGAGCCGGTAGCGCCGCGCGAAATAGATCAGCGTGAGGACGCCGCCGATGAGTCCCCCGTGAATCGAGATGCCCCCCGCCCGCAGGTTCACGATGTCGAGCAGCACGCGCGGAAAGGGAATGTTCTCAAACAGGTGCCAGGAAGTCAGGACGAACACCAGCCGGGCGCCCACGAACCCCCAGAACAGCATCCACATGATCATCCGCTCGAAGAGGTCCACATCCAGGCCGCGCCGCCGCGCCATCCGGGTCCCCACCCAGATGCCGAGCACGATGCCGAGCGTGATGAGCACGCCGTACCAGGCAATCGTGAAATTGCCGATTTTCAGGAAGACGGGGTCCATAAGTCGTGTGCAGTCTATGCCGATTGCAGGCGGAACACGCCGCAAGAAAACTCCCGGCCTGGGTGGACCGGGAGCAGGCGTGAGGAAAGGGTCAGGTGCCGATGGCGGGAGCGTCCTCGCTGGGAACGATTCGGAAGATGCGCGAGAGCAGCACCCCCAGCTCGTACAGCGCGTACAGTGGCACGGCCACCAGGAGCATGTTGCCGGGGTCGGGCGTCGGTGTAATGACGGCGGCGGCGACCGCCACGAGGACGAGCGCGAAACGCCAGCCCTTGCGGAGCATCACGTGGTTCACCAGCCCGATCCGGGTCAGGATCACCGCCAGGATGGGCAGCTCGAAGGCCAGCCCAAACGACACCAGGAAGGTGGTCACGGTCCCGATGTAATCCTTGAGGTTCAGCAGCGGCGTGACGGCCCCGGCCAGGAAGTCGAGCAGAAACCCGACCATCGCGGGCAGCACGAGCTTGTACCCGAAGACCGCTCCGGCCAGGAACGAGAGCCCGGCCCCGATCACAAAGGGCAGCGCCCACTTCCGCTCCTGGGGGTACAGCCCCGGCGCGATAAAGGCCCAGACCTGCCACAGGATGAACGGCAGCGCCAGCGCCAGCCCTGACCAGAAGGACAGGTTGAGCGACAGGATGAACTGATCCGTCAGCCCCTGGGTCACGACCGTGACTTTCCCCCGCTGGAACTGCTCGGAGGCGTGCAGCGGCAGCTTGATCAGCTCGATAAGTTGCAGGCGGTACTGAAAGGCGACGACCAGACCGACCGCCAGGAAGACTAGGCTGATAATGATGCGCTTTCGCAACTCCTCCAGGTGGTCGAGGAGGGGCGCGCTCTTGAGATCCTGGGCCTGCGACATGCCGGGGCCTGCCCTACGCGCGGTGGTCGCGCTCGGTGACAGTCGGGGCGGGGCGCCCGTCTGCCGTGCGGGGCACCTCGGGCGTCACGGGGTCGAGGGGGCGGGCCTCCACGTCGGTTACGGCCGGGTCGCGGACCTCCTTCTTGTACTCCTTGATGCCCTGGCCCAGGCCCTTGCCCAGTTCGGGCAGCTTGCGCGCCCCGAAGATCAGGGCGATGACGGCGACGATCAGGATAATTTCAAGCGGTCCGAGCGACATAGTGACTCCTCCTGGCAGCCCCGCCCCCAGGCGGGAGTTCGGCTGACCCCAGCGTAGCGCCCACATATGAAGAAGTTTGGTACTCCCTCACCGGGCCCCGCTGTCCTGTACCTATGCGCCCGCGCCAGGACTGGATCACCGCCCACCCCCATCTCCCCTTAAGGTGGGGTGGTTCAGATACCCCAGCCCCCGTCCACCAGCACCTCCTGCCCGGTGATGTACCCGGCCTCTGGGGTGGCGAGAAAGGCGACCGCCGCGCCCACCTCGTTCGGCTGACCGAAGCGCCGGGCGGGGATGCGGGCCAGCAGGCGCTCGGCCTCGGCGGGGTCGGCGTGCAGGGCCCTCAGGCGGTCGGTGGCGGTGTAGCCGGGGGCGACCGTATTGCAGGTCACCCCCTGGGCGGCCACCTCCAGCGCCAGCGTTCGCAGGTGGTTCGTCACGGCGGCGCGCATGGCGTTGCTGACAGGGAGGTTCAGGGCGGGCCGCCCCACCGTCAGGCTGGTAATGGCAATGATGCGGCCCCAGCGCCGTTCCCGCATCCCGGGCAGCACGGCGTCCGCCAGCCGCACGGTCGAGAGGAAGGTCGTCTCGAAGCCGCGCTGCCACGCCTCCCCGGTTACCCCACTGGGGAGGCTGGGGGGCGGGCCGCCCGCGTTGCTCACCAGGATGTCCACCGCGCCCGCCGCCTCCACCGCCGCGCGGACGCCCTCCGGGGTGCTCACGTCCGCGACCACGCAACGCACGCCCAGCGCGTCCGCCGCCGTCCGCAGCGCCGCCTCCCCGCGCGCCGCGATGGTCACGTTGGCGCCCAGCCGCACCAGGGCGTGCGCCGCCGCCAGCCCAATGCCCTTGCTGCCTCCCGTGACGAGCGCCTGCCTGCCGTCCAGCCTGAAAAGACCCATGCGGGCAGCGTAACAGGCGGGCGCCCGGCTGCCCTCAGTTCGCCACGTACCGCACGAACGCCAGCATGGGGTTCACGCACGGACTCGCATCGTACTGGGTGCTGCTGGCGGTGATCGTCCGCAGGCGCCCCTCGTCACTCAGGTAGAGCTGGCTGATGCGGTACAGAACGCCCCCTTCCTCGTGCGTGTAGGCGGCCAGGACGCCCCAGCCTCCGGGGCGGTCCACCGGCTGCGCGACGACCCCGCTGGCCCCCCCGCGGCCCAGGGCGTTCTGGAGACGCAGGGCGAACTGCCGGGCTTCCTCCAGGGTGTTGAAGCCCGGAAACGCCTGATCGTGCCGCTCCTCGCGCACCAGGCAGGCCCCCTGCGGATCGGTCCAGAGGTCGGCGTTGCCGTTCACGGGCGTCCAGCCCTCCAGCGGCACGACGAGCGCCCGCGCGGGCGTGGCGAGCAGGGTCCCCGCCAGGGCGAGGGCGGCCAGCGGGAGGCGAGGCAGGCGAAGGGCACGCATGGGGGTCAGTGTACCCGGCGGGATGTGGCAAGCACGGGGCGGGTTCTCATCCCGCGGTCAGGAAGTGGCTGGTTCGGAAGCGCGCTCCAGCCGGGCCTGCAACCCGGCCTTCACGGCGGGCCACTCCCCGTGCAGAATGCTGAACATCACGCTGTCGCGGGCGTAGCCGTCGGGCCGCACCTGATATTGCCGCAGCGTGCCCTCGCGCACTGCTCCGAGCTTTTCCATCGCGCGCAGGCTGCGGGCGTTGCGGGCGTCCACCTTGAAGTGGACCCGGTTGGCCCCCAGCTCCTCGAAGGCGCGGGTCAGCAGCAGCAGTTTGGCGCCGGGATTGGCGACCTTGCCCTGGGCGGCGGGGACGAGCATCGTCCCGATCTCCACCCAGCGGTCAGGCGCCCGCACCTCGCTGTAGCTGATGCGGCCCACGGCCTGCCCGCCCAGCAGCACCGCCCAGTTCACCCGGGCGGGCAGGGCATTCAGCCGCCCGATGTACTCCGCCCAGCCCTCCACCGTGCGCTGCTCCGGGCCGCCGCGGGCGAGCAGCGCGTAGGTGTCCTCGTCGGCTCCCAGGTGCAGGTCGGCGGCGTGTTCCGGCGTCA from Deinococcus apachensis DSM 19763 encodes the following:
- the zwf gene encoding glucose-6-phosphate dehydrogenase: MTKGRKTRAGDTAQPTTADVREGVEKLEAVRNDDLEQSLPAPPARRPRKTRARVPEPESPETEPPSSGPGADGQNPFRTLMRRNRAPEPATLVIFGVTGDLAKRKLLPAVFGLWQDGLLGSAFNIVGVGRQDMTDDQFKDFAIEALKSSKETDAIQPGSLEKFRDLLYYEFGDFGADEVYDLVGKELDRAQDAHGGRKNALFYLSTPPSLFEPISAGLGRLGLADESEGWRRIVIEKPFGRDLASARELNAAIHRVWDESQVYRIDHYLGKETVQNLMAIRFGNAIFEPLWNREYVDHVQITASEDLGLEGRAGYYEEAGVVRDMLQNHLMQLFTLTAMEAPAAFDADAIRDEKVKVLRAVKPIPPGRVPEVAVLGQYGPGTLYGERVPGYREEPGVKEGSTTPTYVAIKLEVDNWRWQGVPFFLRTGKRLPKKVTEIAVVFKRPPLGMFPGGLERNVLAFRIQPDEGVSLKFSSKSPGQEMVLREVVMDFRYDAFGAQLESPYSRLLLDAMLGDATLFPREDEVDRAWQLVSGLLQVADAPATGKNAPDYPNYPSGTWGPDAADALIGPDRRWRRL
- a CDS encoding GNAT family N-acetyltransferase, which produces MLTEPNTLTPEVEALLTRAMFPDPERLRRKLERYRAEPERRIFVWMADGRPVSAAGILQHGEEVEILHLGTAPGEERRGHARALLHAIEAHLKITRLLAETDDEAVGFYRRAGFQVTPAPPKGGSSRYRAVLTRP
- a CDS encoding DUF4870 domain-containing protein, whose product is MSLPEPPRAESPPGWSLDPGLIPEPERTPALLIHLSPLLGLVLPALGNVLGPLAAWLAYRDRSRVLDGQGKEALNFQLSVWLYSFLVGLLFFALFSLGLLGGLFGAASGSSELGALAIFGSLAAFFAFFIPVSLVLWAFPLVVMLLAVIRVNQGQAYRYPLSIRWIR
- a CDS encoding SRPBCC family protein, with amino-acid sequence MSEDIQIRQSIVVRSRPDVLYRLALEPKRRVRWDPNLVRAEYEGGEGRLANNVLVRFKFARRLLGLSFTAKYGQLQAPMRGGWESVRNVGPLEKLTQGWTFKAMPGGTEVTLTLNGRVRYRWIKTPVERMLHNLVVTTLVELQRQVDAQGAQLMEDMGREMQRKQKEEQKAAREAAKAARRRR
- the gnd gene encoding phosphogluconate dehydrogenase (NAD(+)-dependent, decarboxylating), translating into MKMGMIGLGKMGGNMVLRLTQGGQQIVGYDRDPASVDLVEAQGAQGARTMDELISMLGEPGQRAVWVMVPAGAITQAVIDDLAGRLAPGDIIIDGGNSNFKDTMRRAEALAQQGIHLVDVGTSGGVWGLTEGYAMMVGGPEEAVERLRPILEVLAPAPHQGWGRMGPSGSGHYVKMVHNGIEYGMMQSYAEGFELMHAHKVFNLDMAQIAELWRHGSVIRSWLLDLTAEALKNQADFSQLSDYVADSGEGRWTVIDSIELGVPAPVITLATQMRFRSQQEVSYAGQMLSAMRRAFGGHAVKVLESTRQEAVVPEVQPGEHPAAAAPQNIPVEAAQPVPTGQQAEELGETGQQRVTGDA
- the rnhA gene encoding ribonuclease HI: MTRPGGKPQFRKSPAGKAQDAARDLLPIKAGIQPDQPVAGEQVALYSDGACDTAAGHGGWATILNYRGKELVLSGNERDTTNNRMELRGLLEGLRVLKRPCQVRVVTDSQYLRKAFTDGWILKWQRNGWKTAGGEPVKNQDLWEELIAQAKIHALTFVWVRGHNGHGENERVDKLAVEERKKLRAG
- a CDS encoding PIG-L deacetylase family protein; this translates as MRIMAVFAHPDDEIGCIGTLSKHAARGDEVLLVWTTLGELASQFGDASHEEVTRVRQEHGAWVANRIGARHHFFDMGDSRMTGGRMEALQLARLYAHFRPNAVITWSDDHPHPDHRMTAKIAFDAITLARIPKIINESGGGAAMPPAPNLSGDEAVESGEDVTRLEAWREPVRFYQYYAPASPYPEVFVDTTDTFEASEDVARYYREFYKWNWTAEQFREGRAGMGRLAGVGYAERFNLRASHLRARAYLD